The following coding sequences are from one Cygnus olor isolate bCygOlo1 chromosome 2, bCygOlo1.pri.v2, whole genome shotgun sequence window:
- the NPVF gene encoding pro-FMRFamide-related neuropeptide VF: protein MEVISTQKFILLTLAMVVFLTSNSMCLDELMKSSLQSREDDDDKYYKIKDSILEEKQRSLNFEEMKDWGSKNIIKMNTPTVNKVPNSVANLPLRFGRNYPEERSIKPIANLPLRFGRAFGENLPRHAPNLSQRLGRSPLVRSSIQSLLNLPQRFGKSLPVSLSQGVQESERGI from the exons ATGGAAGTCATTTCAACCCAGAAGTTTATTCTACTTACTTTAGCTATGGTGGTCTTTCTAACATCGAATAGTATGTGCCTAGATGAACTGATGAAGTCcagtctgcagagcagagaagatgatgatgataaatATTACAAG attaaaGACAGtatcttggaagaaaaacagaggagtctgaattttgaagaaatgaaagactgGGGAtcaaaaaatatcattaaaatgaaCACTCCTACAGTAAATAAAGTGCCAAATTCAGTTGCTAATTTACCTCTTAGGTTTGGAAGAAACTACccagaagaaagaagcattAAACCAATTGCTAATTTGCCTCTGAGATTTGGAAGAGCTTTTGGAGAGAATCTACCTAGGCATGCTCCAAATTTATCACAGAGGCTTGGGAGATCTCCACTTGTTAGAAGTTCCATTCAATCACTTCTAAATTTGCCACAGAGATTTGGGAAGTCACTGCCTGTCAGTCTGTCTCAAGGTGTCCAGGAATCTGAACGAG gGATATGA